From the Caballeronia sp. NK8 genome, one window contains:
- a CDS encoding DEAD/DEAH box helicase, whose product MDVFQFREHIVAEYEQFTRSFTRIRADDIRDYVNEQYASQRYWPEPLIQINPNFKSGGTVEELVEAGQLSAQCTDIFRLGKSSSSGGVSLPLHKHQAEAISLAADGESYVLTTGTGSGKSLSYFIPIVDACLKAKATDPTPKTRAIVIYPMNALANSQLEELKKFLGSNPAERAVTFGRYTGQESDEERQAMAANPPDILLTNFMMLELLMTRQSDIDKAVMRNAKGLRFLVLDELHTYRGRQGADVALLVRRVREALAENLVCIGTSATMATEGTQMARNAVVADVASRLFGTRIYDRNIITETLRRTTPEEETVATVATLLRDAVRAGVPETADFASLASHPVSVWVELTLGLTYEGDKPRRARPRTLAKAAELLNETSGEPVDACRDYLRKFMLLAYAVQDEAGKSLFAFKLHQFIAGGGKVYATLEAPRHRAITLDGQQYVSGDDSRVRRYYHVHFCRDCGQEYMPVWDAESLEGRTFDVRGIEERQHDDDEVKFGFLLPGLESWDPSDPERYPEGWVEERADGEWRVKSDKRKFIPQAINVRPDGVVTNGPGMNAWFIPGAYRFCPACGTTHTTSGKDVLRLTSLSGEGRSSATTMLTLSALRYLYEQDQQLDFEAKKVLGFSDNRQDAALQAGHFNDFLQVLLTRSALLSAVEKSPSKVLSEKEVANAVFEALGFHRDDLGVRAEYMQQPEVKGNTRRQVQEAMRGILGYRSYFDLRRGWRFNNPNLEQLGLVRIDYQDIDDLAADDDEWADAPQVLQAARPAERAIVLRALFDFMRQGLCIATRYLDRTELEQLRTQSYANLCEPWGFTEDERPQPAKWFVTARPREETDRKGRRLDLDDFLVIGSSRSRLGRELRKGSTWGGANPYYRQINDHTYPEVLTALLRAAESYGLVRKEETDVGLTGWQLNGAALVWTVGSGQSARQADDNIFFRGLYQNIAALLESPVHQLFDFEAREHTAQVEQEDRLEREARFRFTEKDKTEWQTKNGTALEWLPVLFCSPTMELGVDISSLNTVYMRNVPPTPANYAQRSGRAGRAGQPALVITYCAAQSPHDQYYFRDPVRMVHGQVNAPTLDLANRELIKSHMHAIWLAETGKKLGNSVRDLLDMNQPEKLPITMEMAFDLDKPEAKLSAHKRGLKVLGMLKDELTSQKAPWFKEEWAETVFQRAYIEFDESLQRWRDLYRATARAIDLNFKIENNPAASERERREAQQRHNEARKQRDLLLAGDSAFNSDFYTYRYMASQGFLPGYNFPRLPLLAYLPARRGHIGRESFLSRPRFLALGEFGPYSLIYHEGSQYRVTKALLTITGKDQVSDGSRLPTEVARLCPSCGYGHFRSQRDADRCISCGASLDGAQEVKNLYRIENVSTKRAERITANEEERVRQGYEMQTTLQFAEAESKLQMVTTVASDEQGPLLELQYGPAATVWRMNFGWRRRKEKAIQGFMMHPVTGHWVGGVDDGNGESERESEPPPDKTPPQRIVPYVEDRRNILIVRPHSLMGEVSAETLTTLQYALKRGIEAVYQLEESELMAEPLPTRDNRQSILFFEAAEGGAGVLTRIATEPTAMATVAAKALEVMHFLPPTEGDRWQRELLVEELNHEGNPICEAGCYRCLLSYYNQPDHSLIDRKDRDTGGLLLDVLCRLTRANTVQGSQGRTPEQHDAELSRTAGSSLETAWLAHVAENAYRKPDRGQHAIAAARACADFFYDDLHLAVFIDGPHHDGDAQKQNDAEINRRLDELGYLVVRFPKETAAWPGIFKKNSDLFGPGKTKTT is encoded by the coding sequence ATGGACGTCTTTCAGTTTCGCGAGCACATAGTCGCCGAATACGAGCAGTTCACTCGTAGCTTCACGCGCATCCGAGCCGACGATATTCGGGACTATGTCAATGAGCAATACGCCAGCCAGAGATACTGGCCAGAGCCGCTCATTCAAATCAACCCGAACTTTAAGTCCGGTGGGACAGTTGAGGAGTTGGTCGAAGCCGGGCAGCTGAGCGCCCAGTGCACCGACATTTTCCGCCTTGGCAAGTCGTCTTCATCAGGCGGCGTTTCCTTGCCGCTGCACAAGCATCAAGCGGAAGCCATAAGCCTCGCTGCTGATGGCGAAAGCTATGTGCTGACCACCGGTACAGGCTCAGGCAAATCTCTTAGCTATTTCATTCCCATCGTCGACGCGTGTCTCAAAGCAAAGGCTACAGACCCGACGCCCAAGACTAGGGCAATCGTCATCTATCCGATGAACGCTTTGGCCAACTCGCAGTTGGAGGAACTGAAGAAATTTTTGGGTTCGAATCCTGCGGAACGCGCCGTGACTTTCGGTCGGTACACTGGCCAAGAGTCCGATGAGGAGCGGCAAGCGATGGCGGCCAATCCGCCGGACATTCTGCTGACCAACTTCATGATGCTTGAGCTGCTAATGACCCGGCAGAGCGATATCGACAAGGCGGTCATGCGCAACGCAAAGGGCTTGCGCTTTCTAGTGTTGGACGAGCTTCACACCTACCGGGGGCGACAAGGTGCGGACGTGGCCTTGCTGGTTCGCCGTGTGCGCGAAGCCTTGGCCGAGAACCTTGTCTGCATTGGCACCTCGGCCACGATGGCCACCGAAGGCACCCAAATGGCGAGAAACGCCGTTGTGGCAGATGTTGCTTCAAGGCTGTTCGGTACGCGCATTTATGACCGTAATATCATCACCGAGACGCTTCGCCGTACCACGCCTGAAGAAGAGACTGTAGCGACGGTCGCAACTCTCCTTCGCGACGCCGTTCGTGCGGGCGTTCCCGAGACGGCTGACTTTGCATCACTGGCATCCCATCCGGTGTCGGTCTGGGTGGAGCTGACTCTCGGCCTGACCTATGAGGGTGACAAGCCCAGACGTGCACGCCCACGGACATTGGCGAAGGCCGCCGAGTTGCTGAATGAGACATCAGGAGAACCAGTCGACGCCTGCCGGGACTATCTGCGGAAATTCATGTTGCTTGCCTACGCTGTCCAGGACGAGGCCGGCAAATCGCTGTTCGCCTTCAAGCTTCATCAATTCATTGCTGGCGGCGGCAAAGTCTATGCGACGTTGGAAGCTCCGCGTCATCGCGCCATAACCCTTGACGGTCAGCAGTATGTATCCGGCGATGATAGTCGCGTCCGTCGCTACTACCATGTTCACTTCTGTCGAGATTGCGGCCAGGAGTATATGCCCGTTTGGGACGCCGAGAGTCTGGAAGGGCGCACGTTTGACGTGCGTGGCATTGAAGAGCGGCAGCACGACGACGACGAAGTGAAATTTGGTTTCCTGCTTCCTGGTTTGGAGAGCTGGGACCCTTCTGACCCGGAGCGATACCCTGAGGGCTGGGTGGAGGAGCGTGCGGATGGCGAGTGGCGAGTTAAGTCGGACAAACGCAAGTTCATCCCTCAGGCAATCAACGTGCGTCCTGATGGAGTCGTTACGAATGGTCCGGGCATGAATGCCTGGTTCATTCCGGGGGCCTACCGTTTTTGTCCGGCGTGTGGCACTACCCACACAACTTCTGGCAAGGATGTTCTGCGGCTGACGTCCCTTTCTGGCGAGGGCCGTAGCTCGGCCACCACGATGCTGACTTTGTCAGCATTGCGGTACCTCTATGAGCAAGACCAGCAGTTGGACTTCGAGGCGAAGAAGGTTTTGGGGTTTTCCGACAACCGGCAAGACGCGGCATTGCAGGCGGGGCACTTCAATGACTTCTTGCAAGTGCTCCTGACACGTTCCGCATTGCTCTCAGCGGTCGAAAAGTCCCCGTCGAAGGTGTTGAGCGAGAAGGAAGTCGCCAATGCTGTTTTCGAAGCCTTGGGCTTCCACCGTGACGACCTTGGCGTACGCGCTGAGTATATGCAGCAGCCAGAAGTCAAGGGCAATACAAGACGCCAAGTGCAGGAGGCGATGCGCGGTATCTTGGGCTACCGCAGCTACTTCGACCTTCGCCGAGGCTGGCGATTCAACAACCCCAACCTCGAACAGTTGGGGCTGGTTCGCATCGACTACCAGGACATCGACGACCTCGCTGCCGATGACGATGAATGGGCTGATGCACCACAAGTGTTGCAAGCCGCTCGCCCCGCGGAGCGCGCCATTGTGCTGAGAGCGCTGTTCGACTTCATGAGGCAGGGGCTGTGTATTGCGACGCGGTATTTAGACCGTACCGAACTGGAGCAGTTGCGCACTCAGAGCTACGCCAATCTCTGTGAGCCTTGGGGCTTCACCGAGGACGAGCGCCCGCAGCCGGCCAAGTGGTTCGTCACGGCTCGACCGCGCGAAGAGACGGACCGCAAAGGGCGGCGTTTAGACCTCGATGACTTTCTCGTCATCGGCTCCAGCCGCTCCCGCCTTGGCAGGGAACTTCGGAAAGGCAGCACCTGGGGTGGAGCAAACCCGTATTACAGGCAAATCAACGACCACACTTATCCGGAGGTCCTCACTGCGTTATTGCGAGCCGCTGAGTCCTACGGTCTGGTACGCAAGGAAGAAACCGATGTCGGGCTGACCGGTTGGCAGTTGAATGGGGCCGCTCTTGTTTGGACGGTGGGGTCAGGTCAAAGCGCCCGCCAAGCTGACGACAACATCTTTTTCCGAGGCCTGTATCAGAACATCGCCGCGCTGCTGGAGAGTCCGGTTCACCAGTTGTTTGATTTTGAGGCCCGCGAACACACAGCTCAGGTCGAGCAGGAAGACCGGTTGGAACGGGAGGCGCGGTTTCGCTTCACGGAGAAGGACAAGACCGAATGGCAAACTAAGAATGGCACGGCATTGGAGTGGTTGCCGGTCTTGTTCTGCTCGCCGACCATGGAGCTGGGTGTCGACATTTCTTCACTGAACACCGTTTACATGCGGAATGTGCCACCTACCCCGGCAAACTATGCCCAGCGCAGCGGCCGTGCAGGTAGAGCAGGACAACCAGCGTTAGTTATTACCTACTGCGCGGCGCAGAGCCCGCATGACCAGTATTACTTCCGTGACCCGGTCCGCATGGTTCACGGCCAGGTCAATGCACCTACCCTTGACCTAGCCAATCGCGAGCTTATCAAGAGCCACATGCACGCCATCTGGCTCGCAGAGACAGGCAAGAAGCTCGGCAACAGCGTACGCGACCTGCTGGACATGAATCAGCCGGAGAAGCTACCCATCACAATGGAGATGGCGTTCGACCTGGACAAGCCGGAGGCGAAGCTGAGTGCTCACAAGCGCGGCCTCAAGGTGCTGGGCATGCTGAAGGACGAGCTGACGTCACAAAAGGCACCATGGTTCAAGGAGGAATGGGCCGAGACTGTTTTCCAGCGCGCATACATCGAGTTCGATGAGTCGCTGCAACGCTGGCGAGACCTCTATCGGGCCACAGCCCGGGCCATCGACCTGAACTTCAAGATTGAGAACAACCCTGCGGCAAGCGAACGCGAACGGCGTGAAGCTCAGCAGCGGCACAATGAGGCGCGCAAACAGCGCGACCTGCTGCTGGCCGGCGACAGCGCTTTCAATAGCGATTTCTACACTTACCGCTACATGGCCAGCCAAGGCTTCTTGCCAGGCTATAACTTTCCGCGCCTCCCGCTGTTGGCTTACCTGCCGGCGCGCCGTGGTCACATCGGGCGCGAGAGCTTTCTGTCCCGCCCTCGCTTCCTCGCGCTTGGAGAATTTGGGCCCTACAGTCTTATCTATCACGAGGGCAGTCAATATCGAGTGACCAAGGCGTTGTTGACTATCACCGGTAAGGACCAAGTCAGCGACGGCTCGCGCCTACCTACAGAAGTAGCTCGGCTATGTCCATCGTGTGGCTACGGTCACTTCCGGTCTCAGCGCGATGCCGACCGCTGCATTTCCTGCGGGGCATCGCTAGACGGCGCGCAAGAGGTCAAGAACCTCTATCGAATCGAAAATGTATCCACGAAGCGTGCAGAGCGCATTACAGCAAACGAAGAAGAGCGCGTCCGCCAAGGCTACGAGATGCAAACCACGCTGCAGTTTGCTGAGGCTGAGAGCAAGCTGCAGATGGTCACCACGGTCGCGAGTGACGAGCAGGGGCCTTTGCTCGAGCTGCAATATGGACCTGCCGCTACGGTATGGCGCATGAACTTCGGTTGGCGCCGACGCAAGGAAAAAGCCATCCAAGGCTTCATGATGCACCCCGTCACTGGTCATTGGGTCGGCGGTGTGGACGATGGCAATGGTGAGTCTGAAAGAGAATCGGAGCCCCCCCCGGACAAGACGCCCCCGCAGCGTATTGTTCCTTATGTCGAAGACCGGAGGAACATCCTTATCGTTCGCCCGCATTCCCTCATGGGAGAGGTTTCAGCTGAAACGCTGACCACGCTGCAGTACGCGCTCAAACGTGGCATCGAAGCGGTTTATCAACTGGAAGAAAGCGAGTTAATGGCCGAGCCCTTGCCAACCCGCGACAATAGGCAGTCCATTCTCTTCTTCGAGGCGGCCGAAGGCGGCGCTGGCGTGCTGACACGAATCGCTACGGAACCGACCGCCATGGCGACCGTAGCTGCAAAGGCCTTGGAGGTGATGCACTTTCTTCCACCCACGGAAGGCGACCGTTGGCAACGGGAGTTACTAGTTGAAGAACTGAACCACGAAGGCAACCCGATTTGCGAGGCGGGTTGCTACCGCTGTCTGCTGTCATATTACAACCAGCCGGACCACTCGCTAATCGACCGCAAGGACAGGGATACTGGCGGCTTGTTGCTTGACGTCCTCTGCCGCCTGACACGGGCCAATACGGTACAAGGCTCGCAAGGTCGTACGCCGGAGCAGCATGACGCTGAACTATCACGCACGGCAGGCAGCAGCTTGGAGACGGCTTGGCTAGCTCATGTCGCTGAGAACGCTTATCGCAAGCCGGACCGCGGCCAACACGCCATCGCCGCTGCACGGGCTTGTGCGGATTTTTTTTACGACGACCTCCATCTGGCAGTCTTCATCGACGGTCCCCACCACGATGGTGACGCGCAGAAGCAGAACGACGCCGAAATCAATCGCAGGCTTGATGAATTGGGCTACTTGGTTGTGCGGTTCCCAAAAGAGACTGCTGCCTGGCCTGGCATTTTCAAGAAAAACTCGGACCTGTTCGGTCCTGGCAAGACGAAGACAACATGA
- a CDS encoding DUF1778 domain-containing protein: MPICALPIAGASYTCCWIPHLRVCDQMCTAGRRAMGPAPNCVTIAVHSSSASRNMERKTDTLNLRVTPELKELIRLAAEREHRTIANFIEVLVRQHCVEHDVAVSTKRPQSR; this comes from the coding sequence ATGCCCATCTGCGCCCTTCCGATAGCGGGAGCTTCGTACACATGTTGCTGGATTCCGCATTTGCGCGTATGTGACCAGATGTGTACGGCCGGGCGTCGAGCCATGGGCCCGGCGCCCAATTGCGTTACAATTGCGGTACATTCTTCCTCGGCGAGTCGAAACATGGAACGTAAGACCGACACCCTGAACCTTCGGGTTACGCCCGAACTAAAGGAGTTGATTCGACTGGCCGCAGAGAGGGAACACAGAACAATTGCAAATTTCATTGAGGTACTCGTCAGGCAGCATTGTGTCGAGCATGATGTCGCTGTTTCGACTAAGCGGCCGCAGAGCCGTTAA
- a CDS encoding helix-turn-helix transcriptional regulator, with translation MSAVSTLTFRELSEKMQQRVANGETPASALPNLKSALRAFLANFGVSEESTIGSLLRRSYYRNLRLHVEKLQAEGRDKSYIANRKSLMGKWCSLVTHLDRIEAAASNCMSPFQSALNELLTQTQTTVAGLARAVGISKSTLAGWLKGALPNPRAVPSLKRLERFFALESNSLLNMAYERQYFRPVETAPATVIPYRERLAKATKDTYRLKQVSDSFAREWSDFVMHKTEKLPELRRYSRGVWVTTDLVTEGETDRNWYCFMKGKYVPTAKIVWIHAMSFLGWLNRARELGGAGLSIDEVQTLAWFSSKRMVHRYMNWRIERADDKVHGGVLDFAGLVASLNHPQHGYLAQMPELREGLPESHRPQVWKDACQEAYAWAAETKKNLLVAGVEHSREPMAPIKKVLELDDPLEAVADMISRMKSCRPATGGAYEAIWARDLLLIKMMASNPLRAKNMKLLTYCADNTGNLYRRPDGSWFIRIEKRAFKNAKGAAKSRDYDMPVNHVVWGDIERYLNVYRPMLPDADKVDFVFLSSTDEKQEGYVGVWKSLNRRVFYLTRRYLWDCPGIGTHGFRYIIGTATLKKAPGAWDAAAAVLHDEVDTVKAHYAHLRPSDSGSFVHMLLDSAFARM, from the coding sequence ATGTCTGCAGTTTCAACTCTAACCTTCCGGGAACTCTCGGAAAAGATGCAACAGCGTGTGGCGAATGGGGAGACCCCGGCTTCAGCGCTGCCCAATTTGAAATCCGCCCTTCGGGCGTTCCTCGCAAACTTCGGCGTTTCAGAAGAAAGCACTATCGGCTCGTTGCTCCGCCGCTCGTACTACCGAAACCTTCGACTTCACGTCGAGAAATTACAAGCCGAGGGGCGCGACAAGAGCTACATAGCAAACCGCAAGAGCTTGATGGGCAAGTGGTGCTCACTAGTAACGCATCTCGACCGCATTGAGGCAGCCGCATCAAACTGTATGTCCCCGTTTCAATCGGCGCTAAATGAGCTGCTCACGCAAACCCAGACGACCGTGGCGGGTTTGGCGCGAGCGGTAGGTATTTCTAAAAGTACCCTTGCGGGTTGGCTCAAAGGAGCGTTACCGAATCCCCGCGCAGTCCCTTCGTTGAAACGACTTGAGCGTTTCTTTGCCCTAGAGTCGAATTCACTCCTGAACATGGCATATGAGCGCCAGTATTTCAGACCGGTCGAAACGGCGCCAGCCACGGTCATCCCATATCGGGAACGTTTGGCTAAGGCTACGAAGGACACGTACCGTCTGAAGCAGGTCTCTGATTCCTTTGCACGGGAATGGTCGGACTTCGTTATGCACAAAACGGAGAAGCTACCTGAGCTTCGACGATATTCGCGCGGAGTTTGGGTCACAACGGACCTAGTTACGGAGGGAGAAACCGACCGCAACTGGTACTGCTTCATGAAGGGCAAATACGTTCCCACGGCAAAGATTGTCTGGATACATGCGATGTCTTTCCTGGGGTGGCTCAATCGCGCGCGGGAGCTAGGCGGAGCAGGGCTCAGCATTGACGAGGTGCAGACGCTCGCGTGGTTCTCAAGCAAGCGGATGGTTCATCGCTACATGAACTGGCGTATTGAGCGTGCTGACGACAAAGTGCATGGCGGTGTGCTCGACTTTGCAGGCTTAGTTGCATCACTCAACCACCCACAGCACGGCTATCTCGCCCAGATGCCCGAACTCCGGGAGGGGCTGCCGGAAAGTCACCGGCCGCAAGTTTGGAAAGACGCTTGCCAAGAGGCCTACGCTTGGGCAGCGGAGACGAAGAAGAATCTCCTTGTGGCTGGTGTTGAGCATTCGAGGGAGCCGATGGCCCCCATTAAGAAAGTGCTGGAGCTTGACGACCCGCTCGAGGCTGTCGCGGACATGATTTCTCGAATGAAAAGTTGCCGACCAGCAACTGGTGGTGCGTACGAAGCCATTTGGGCGCGAGACCTGCTCCTCATCAAAATGATGGCATCGAATCCATTGCGTGCTAAGAACATGAAGTTGCTCACGTACTGCGCTGACAATACAGGCAACCTCTATCGTCGTCCAGATGGGAGCTGGTTCATTCGAATCGAAAAACGTGCATTTAAGAATGCCAAGGGCGCTGCAAAGAGCCGAGACTACGACATGCCCGTCAACCATGTGGTTTGGGGAGACATCGAACGCTATCTGAATGTCTATCGCCCCATGTTGCCGGATGCCGACAAGGTGGACTTTGTCTTCTTGTCTTCAACGGATGAAAAGCAAGAGGGCTACGTCGGCGTATGGAAATCCTTGAACCGACGGGTTTTCTACCTGACTCGTCGCTACTTGTGGGACTGTCCAGGCATCGGAACACACGGCTTTCGCTACATCATTGGCACAGCCACGCTGAAGAAGGCACCAGGTGCCTGGGATGCAGCTGCTGCCGTTCTCCACGATGAGGTCGACACGGTGAAGGCCCACTATGCCCATCTGCGCCCTTCCGATAGCGGGAGCTTCGTACACATGTTGCTGGATTCCGCATTTGCGCGTATGTGA
- the zorA gene encoding anti-phage ZorAB system protein ZorA: MTDRLVNLLASFNPALRELSGFPLAVFCLVLLLTFLFIAGYAWKGTQVWWQLRTVIRGVRAAGLRPEPDEVGKHFSRAPLKHLWLEYRDTLHPLRRTANGTPETRATLPAETYFTRDVLVDARLFDDFARHLPGILTGLGIIGTFAGLLQGLSGFDPSNPTKAVSGLTPLLAGVSHAFIASAVAICCAMGVTFFSRLTLAYLYGLVEKLNHAIDALYNTGAGEEYLARLVHASEKSEAHAAQLKDAMVEDLSRMMANLVERQIEAQAKASVMLGEHIGQTINNTLAAPLQRMTDAMEQTSRGNGEAVNGMLESMLSGFMAKLEDTFGGQMRGASAQIEHSLSAMRAVQDSMQQLLADISKTNENASTQVTGKLEEALAHASANQELMTTQMREFVNEFRQLVADEQSKSRQVLDDTVGQVMARVNDTLQSLADSRNQSAQQEQQRNESLGRRTEEIISGISSHQEILAAQMRQFAEELGAGAAKQQDANGQAMNDAVGRVLQEVSASVSQLQATRDAAATQDNARNEALTRRTEEVVDHLSAQLKAVIEAVTSQIARTQANIDALQAVSMRAIDGMNNGAATMHTAANRFETAGASVTTVFEKSVAVTGDLQRATSALQSASTTVTQAFQQYDRTRETVQEYVGILKGLVESAGKEAGLTRSMLTDLEQIVQTLRDAERQAAEYLDGVNQTLAESFEQFGNAMTSQLRQTIGETDRHLG, from the coding sequence ATGACCGACCGGCTTGTAAACCTTCTAGCCAGCTTCAATCCGGCTCTGCGCGAGCTTTCCGGCTTCCCTCTTGCCGTTTTCTGCCTCGTTTTGTTGCTTACCTTTTTGTTTATAGCGGGGTACGCATGGAAAGGAACGCAGGTATGGTGGCAACTCCGCACGGTAATCCGTGGCGTCAGGGCCGCCGGCCTGCGCCCGGAACCCGACGAAGTCGGCAAACACTTTAGTCGGGCGCCACTGAAGCACCTTTGGCTGGAGTACCGGGACACCCTTCACCCGCTGCGTCGCACCGCAAACGGAACTCCTGAGACCCGCGCAACGCTCCCCGCGGAGACCTATTTCACCCGCGATGTGCTGGTCGACGCACGCTTATTCGATGATTTTGCGCGGCACCTCCCTGGAATCCTGACGGGTCTCGGCATCATCGGGACATTCGCTGGTCTTCTGCAGGGCTTAAGTGGATTTGACCCATCCAACCCAACGAAAGCAGTCTCTGGTCTTACACCACTTCTCGCAGGCGTTTCCCACGCATTCATCGCATCGGCCGTTGCGATTTGCTGCGCGATGGGCGTCACCTTTTTCAGTCGCTTGACGCTGGCGTATCTCTACGGACTGGTTGAAAAGCTGAATCACGCGATTGACGCGCTCTACAACACTGGAGCTGGCGAAGAATATCTCGCGCGACTCGTTCATGCATCAGAGAAGAGTGAGGCACACGCGGCCCAGCTTAAGGATGCAATGGTGGAAGACCTTAGCCGAATGATGGCAAATCTGGTTGAGCGCCAGATTGAAGCGCAGGCAAAAGCGTCCGTTATGCTGGGCGAACACATCGGACAAACCATTAACAACACGCTCGCTGCGCCACTGCAACGGATGACCGACGCAATGGAGCAAACCAGCCGCGGGAACGGTGAAGCTGTCAATGGCATGCTCGAATCGATGCTGTCGGGCTTTATGGCCAAGCTCGAGGATACCTTTGGCGGTCAGATGCGCGGAGCGAGCGCGCAGATTGAGCACTCACTGAGCGCCATGCGGGCGGTGCAAGATTCCATGCAGCAGCTGTTGGCTGACATCTCCAAAACCAATGAGAATGCGTCGACGCAGGTTACCGGGAAGCTAGAAGAAGCTCTCGCGCATGCATCTGCAAATCAGGAACTGATGACCACACAAATGCGGGAATTCGTGAACGAGTTCCGACAGCTGGTTGCCGACGAGCAGAGCAAGTCCAGGCAGGTTTTGGATGACACCGTTGGACAGGTGATGGCGCGAGTCAACGACACGTTGCAGAGCCTCGCTGATAGCAGGAACCAGTCGGCCCAACAGGAACAACAACGCAATGAGTCGCTGGGACGTCGTACTGAGGAAATCATCAGTGGCATTTCGAGCCACCAAGAAATATTGGCTGCGCAGATGCGCCAGTTTGCTGAAGAACTCGGGGCCGGCGCAGCAAAGCAACAGGATGCCAACGGTCAGGCGATGAACGATGCCGTAGGCCGAGTTCTACAGGAAGTATCTGCATCTGTGTCGCAGTTACAAGCGACTCGAGACGCGGCTGCAACACAGGACAATGCACGGAACGAGGCACTTACGCGCCGCACTGAGGAAGTTGTCGACCACCTGTCGGCGCAGCTGAAAGCCGTGATTGAAGCAGTCACAAGTCAGATTGCACGGACACAGGCCAATATCGATGCGCTTCAGGCCGTCAGTATGCGTGCCATCGATGGCATGAACAACGGCGCTGCGACGATGCACACTGCTGCGAATCGCTTCGAAACCGCAGGCGCATCGGTTACCACTGTGTTTGAGAAATCGGTGGCTGTTACGGGCGACTTGCAGCGCGCCACTTCCGCGCTCCAATCGGCGTCAACCACAGTTACACAAGCGTTTCAGCAGTACGACCGTACTCGTGAGACAGTCCAGGAATATGTGGGCATTCTCAAGGGCCTAGTCGAGTCCGCCGGAAAGGAGGCCGGGCTAACCCGCTCTATGCTCACAGACCTTGAACAGATTGTGCAAACGCTTCGCGACGCAGAACGCCAGGCGGCTGAGTATTTGGACGGTGTTAATCAGACGCTCGCCGAATCATTCGAGCAGTTTGGAAACGCGATGACAAGCCAGCTGCGTCAGACTATCGGCGAGACAGACCGCCACCTTGGTTGA
- a CDS encoding flagellar motor protein MotB, with protein MFSRIVVKRSGKSEGESPFWISFSDLMSALMTLFLVVMAATLISVTKSVSAVEQRKIQRETDIRELMAQIKEVSRQFPEVKVNETTYRIDLGDIVRFDSGRSDISTNGATFLRNYVPVLLKAQQTDIGRKWIRRIVVEGFTDQDGSYLYNLGLSLDRSRRVVCALFATPTRDETPLSIGQKTQIRDLFLVGGYSFNSTKESKEASRRVELKVEFWALDEQPSAPLAPTSKEFGQCS; from the coding sequence ATGTTTTCACGAATCGTTGTTAAACGCTCTGGGAAGTCTGAAGGTGAAAGTCCCTTCTGGATTTCCTTTTCGGACCTGATGTCCGCACTGATGACCCTGTTCCTGGTTGTAATGGCCGCGACGCTTATCTCTGTAACCAAGAGTGTCTCAGCCGTTGAGCAGAGGAAAATACAGCGGGAAACGGACATCCGGGAATTGATGGCTCAAATCAAAGAAGTATCGCGCCAGTTTCCAGAGGTAAAGGTCAACGAAACAACGTATCGAATTGACCTTGGTGACATCGTCCGGTTTGATAGCGGACGGTCAGACATCTCGACCAACGGCGCGACTTTCCTCCGAAACTACGTACCGGTTCTGCTCAAGGCACAACAGACAGATATTGGCCGCAAATGGATTCGCCGCATTGTTGTGGAAGGGTTCACCGACCAGGACGGTAGTTACTTATATAACCTAGGGCTCAGCCTCGACCGCAGCCGGCGCGTAGTTTGCGCACTATTCGCGACGCCGACCAGAGACGAAACACCGCTGAGTATCGGGCAAAAGACGCAGATTCGCGACCTGTTTCTCGTTGGTGGTTATTCGTTCAACTCCACGAAAGAGTCCAAGGAAGCGAGTCGCCGGGTCGAACTGAAGGTCGAATTCTGGGCGCTTGACGAGCAACCTTCCGCGCCTCTCGCGCCCACCTCGAAGGAATTCGGGCAATGCAGCTAG